From one Silurus meridionalis isolate SWU-2019-XX chromosome 23, ASM1480568v1, whole genome shotgun sequence genomic stretch:
- the LOC124376730 gene encoding 1-phosphatidylinositol 4,5-bisphosphate phosphodiesterase beta-4-like isoform X2: MTKSYEFNWQKHVPGFLQEGAVFDRIDEDPFVFESSCLIKVDEFGFFLTWKSDGKEGQVLECSLINSVRTGSVPKDPKITASLEAAGRSEADLEGCVICVCSGPDLVNLSCMYMVADSADTAKKWMDGLKSVIHNFKANNVCPMTCLKKHWMKLSFLTNINGKIPVRGITRTFGSGKTEKGIFQALKELGLPSGKNDEIDHSVFTFDVFYALTQKICPRTDIEELFKKINGDKSDYLTVDQLVSFLNENQRDPRLNEILFPFYDPKRVMQIIEKYERDEDLKKKGRMSSDGFCRYLMSDENAPVFLDRLDLCQDMDQSLAHYFISSSHNTYLTGRQFGGKSSVEMYRQVLLSGCRCVELDCWDGKGEDQEPIITHGKAMCTDILFKDVIQAIKDTAFVTSDFPVILSFENHCSKTQQYKMAKYCEDIFGDLLLKQPLEGFPVRDLLNQNSHTIYQRTRVCAMIEAGRALPSPNDLKRKILIKNKRLKPEVEQKQLESFKRHMEAGEISVQAGEDDNEEDLENDSKTDSDTKTRNNISSEEPSEKDTQENSVKKYKISDDETTEVSEATEADVTDVSEALELDNKKKGVDTAEDADAEQQLIASYKYEGATTNIHPYLSAMVNYAQPVKFQSFEIAEEKNIHHNMSSFNESVGLGYLKTNAIEFVNYNKRQMSRIYPKGGRVDSSNYMPQIFWNAGCQMVSLNFQTPDLAMQLNQGKFEYNGACGYLLKPDFMRRSDRMFDPFSETPVDGVIAATCSVQVFSGQFLSDKKIGTYVEVDMYGLPTDTIRKEFRTRMVMNNGLNPAYNEEPFVFRKVILPELAVLRMAVYDDNNKLIGQRILPLDGLQAGYRHISLRNEGNKPLSLPTIFCNIVLKTYVPDGFGAIVDALSDPKKFLSIAEKRADQMRALGIETSDIADVPNEMSKNDKKGKVNQVKANVTPQTSSDMGQTFSNTQNNSSENKKDPALVNQVTIEDLKQMKTYVKLIKKQQKELNTLKKRHAKDHNAMQKSHCTQVDKMVAQHDKEKFTLEKLLEKAIKKRGENNCSELKKEIAVKVETLTSDHKAKVKDIVAQQTKEWSEMIDSHSTEEQEMKDAHVTQQCEHLKKLLSTVQEQQTMHLKLIHERQSKEMKGNQAKTSMENSKAISQDKSIKNKAERERRVRELNSSNTKKFLEERKRLAMKHSKEMEQLKKSQREQLDKLEKFNEQAKDMQQMVKLEAEMDRRPATVV, from the exons AAATGGATGGACGGGCTGAAATCAGTCATTCATAACTTCAAGGCAAACAATGTGTGTCCAATGACTTGCCTTAAGAAGCA TTGGATGAAACTGAGCTTTCTGACCAACATCAATGGGAAAATCCCAGTTCGAGG CATCACAAGGACTTTTGGCTCAGGCAAAACCGAGAAAGGAATATTCCAGGCCTTGAAAGAGCTCGGCCTCCCCAGTGGGAAG AATGACGAAATTGACCATTCTGTGTTCACCTTTGACGTCTTCTATGCGCTCACTCAGAAAATATGCCCGCGCACAGATATCGAGGAGCTCTTCAAAAAGAT CAATGGGGACAAAAGTGATTATTTAACAGTAGACCAGTTAGTCAGCTTTCTGAATGAA AACCAGCGGGACCCTCGGCTGAACGAGATCTTATTCCCCTTCTACGACCCCAAACGAGTCATGCAGATCATCGAGAAGTACGAGAGAGACGAGGACCTAAAGAAGAAAG GTCGGATGTCCAGCGATGGTTTCTGCCGGTACCTGATGTCAGATGAGAATGCACCTGTGTTTCTGGACCGCCTAGACCTGTGTCAGGACATGGATCAGTCTCTAGCACACTACTTCATCAGCTCCTCACACAACACATACCTGACTGGCAGACAGTTTGGGGGCAAATCATCTGTGGAAATGTACAGACAGGTGCTGCTCTCAGGATGCAG GTGTGTGGAGCTAGACTGCTGGGATGGTAAAGGAGAGGATCAAGAACCCATTATTACCCATGGGAAGGCCATGTGTACTGACATTCTGTTTAAA GATGTAATTCAGGCTATTAAAGATACAGCTTTTGTGACATCGGACTTTCCTGTTATTCTTTCATTTGAAAACCACTGCAG TAAAACCCAGCAGTATAAGATGGCAAAATACTGTGAGGATATCTTTGGAGACCTGTTACTCAAGCAGCCACTGGAGGGCTTCCCAGTACGTGATCTTCTGAATCAGAATTCACACACGATCTATCAAAGAACTAGAGTGTGTGCAATG ATTGAGGCTGGGCGCGCCCTACCTTCACCAAACGAccttaaaagaaaaatcctcATTAAAAACAAACGCTTAAAGCCAGAAGTGGAACAGA AGCAACTGGAATCATTTAAGAGACACATGGAGGCAGGGGAGATAAGTGTACAGGCAGGAGAGGATGACAATGAAGAAGACTTAGAGAACG ACAGTAAAACAGACTCAGATACAAAAACCCGCAACAACATCTCCTCAGAAGAGCCTAGTGAAAAAGACACACAAGAAAACAGTGTCAAGAAGTATAAG ATTTCTGATGACGAGACCACAGAGGTTTCGGAGGCAACAGAAGCAGATGTTACTGATGTGTCAGAGGCTTTAGAGCTCGATAACAAGAAGAAG GGTGTGGATACAGCAGAGGATGCGGATGCTGAGCAGCAACTAATTGCCTCATATAAGTATGAAGGAGCCACAACCAACATCCACCCTTATCTGTCTGCCATGGTAAACTACGCCCAGCCGGTCAAGTTCCAGAGCTTCGAGATCGCAGAGG AGAAAAATATCCATCACAACATGTCTTCCTTTAATGAGTCTGTTGGTCTTGGCTACTTGAAAACCAATGCCATAGAGTTTGTGAA CTACAACAAGCGGCAGATGAGCCGGATCTACCCCAAAGGAGGCCGTGTGGACTCCAGTAATTACATGCCTCAGATCTTTTGGAACGCTGGGTGCCAGATGGTGTCTCTGAACTTTCAGACTCCAG ATTTGGCTATGCAGCTGAACCAGGGGAAGTTCGAGTACAACGGTGCGTGTGG GTACCTATTGAAGCCAGATTTCATGCGCCGCTCTGACAGGATGTTTGACCCGTTCTCTGAGACACCAGTGGATGGTGTCATTGCTGCCACCTGCAGTGTTCAG GTATTCTCAGGTCAGTTTTTATCTGATAAGAAGATTGGCACTTACGTAGAAGTGGATATGTACGGCCTTCCCACTGACACCATCCGCAAAGAGTTTCGTACGCGTATGGTGATGAACAACGGCCTAAACCCGGCTTACAACGAAGAGCCTTTTGTTTTCAGAAAG GTCATTCTGCCTGAACTGGCTGTGCTGAGAATGGCAGTGTATGATGATAACAATaagctgattggtcagaggatCCTGCCACTGGATGGCCTGCAGGCTGGCTATAGACACATCTCTTTGAGAAACGAGGGTAACAAGCCGCTCTCCCTACCCACAATCTTCTGCAATATTGTCCTTAAAACCTACGTGCctgatggctttggag CTATTGTGGATGCTCTCTCAGACCCAAAGAAGTTCCTTTCCATAGCAGAGAAACGCGCAGATCAAATGAGAGCTCTTGGCATTGAAACG AGTGACATTGCAGATGTGCCAAATGAAATGTCCAAGAATGATAAGAAGGGCAAAGTGAATCAGGTGAAGGCAAACGTGACACCTCAGACCAGTTCAGACATGGGACAGACCTTCAGCAACACGCAAAATAACAGCTCTGAAAACAAGAAAG ATCCTGCTCTGGTGAACCAGGTGACAATTGAGGACCTGAAACAGATGAAG ACCTATGTAAAACTGATAAAGAAGCAGCAGAAAGAACTAAACACTTTGAAGAAAAGACATGCAAAG gaccaCAATGCCATGCAGAAATCACATTGCACCCAAGTGGACAAGATGGTCGCTCAGCATGACAAAGAGAAATTTACGCTGGAGAAGCTTTTAGAGAAAGCAATCAAGAAAAGAGG AGAAAACAATTGCTCTGAGTTAAAGAAAGAGATTGCAGTAAAAGTGGAGACCCTAACATCAGACCACAAAGCAAAG GTCAAGGATATCGTAGCCCAGCAGACGAAGGAGTGGTCAGAGATGATCGACTCTCACAGCACAGAGGAGCAGGAGATGAAGGATGCACATGTGACACAGCAATGTGAGCATCTGAAGAAACTACTGTCTACCGTCCAGGAGCAGCAAACCATGCATCTCAAACTAATCCATGAAAG ACAAAGCAAAGAAATGAAGGGTAATCAGGCTAAGACATCCATGGAAAACAGTAAAGCCATCAGCCAGGAcaagagtattaaaaacaagGCTGAGAGGGAAAG gagGGTGCGGGAATTGAACAGCAGTAACACGAAAAAGTTCCTTGAGGAGCGAAAACGG TTGGCTATGAAGCACTCCAAAGAAATGGAACAGTTGAAGAAATCACAGCGTGAGCAGCTGGACAAACTTGAGAAATTCAACGAGCAG GCCAAGGACATGCAGCAGATGGTGAAGCTGGAGGCGGAGATGGACCGCAGACCAGCCACAGTAGTTTAG